CCCGGTATAGGTGCCCCCGTAACCGTTAGAAGAATTTCCAGAATCCTTGTTAGTTGTATCAATATAGTTATTAATATCATGGCACCGGAAACAGAGGGCATCAGTAGAACCAGCACCAGTATTTGCGTCCCAGCTCCCTTTCAGTATCCGGTAATAACTGGAACCATGGGGCCCTACAGGCTCAGCAGCAGTTTCACTGCCATGGCAGTCGGTACAAAACATCATTCGGTTCGGGCTCCAGGCTACGCCAAAGCGGTCAGTGCCAACATAGCGGCCATTCCTGGTCTTACCTTGAGCTTCCACCGGATGGTAGGCTGCATTGGCCGGGTTGAATTCTCTGGCTACATCGGTCATAGTTTCCGCCGGACTCTGGTCAAAAGAATAGCTGCTGTGGCATTTGTAACAGAGCTCAAACTGGTACACCACCGTTTTGGGCTGATACAAACTGCTGCTAGCCGGCAAACTGGTCCAGGCCGGACGGGCACCGGTGAAGCCGACACCCTTGACATTTGCCAGTGCCCCCGATGGTTTGGGCGGTTCCGTTGGGTTTGTGGGATCATTTTGCGGTACCGGAGCTGTATTGCTGGCCGAATGGGGATCATGGCAATCATAGCACTCAGCATGCCGGTTCTCCAGGGCCAGGTTGTTGTAGTTTTCCGTATCCTTATGTTTACCATTGTCCACCAGAGTATTATGGTGATAGGCCTTGTTAAAGGGGGTTTTAACATCCGGAGCTCCAGCCAGAACCGGATTTTCTGACGCAGGCTTATGGCACTGGAAACAGATCCCATCCTGGCTGTCACTATCCTCCGGCAGTTTCAAAAGACGATCATAGTCCGAACCATGCTGTTCGTGGCACTGGCGACAACTCTGGATCCCGCGGTTCCAGTGGCCTGAGCCCTTAAAGGAGCGCTTATCCCAGCCGGAAGCATTGGTAGTGATCGGGGTGGCTGGCATTTGCACATCATAGGGAACCTGAATAGTTGCCGAATTCAAGGCCGTAGTTGGTGGACTGCCATCATGGCATTTCAGGCAAAAATCCACCAGCGTGCCCAGCCAGGGCTGTTTGGTGTTATCCGGATCGGAAACCGCCGCTCCGGTAGCGTTAGCTGGAAATAGTTTAGGTGCAACCGTATGGGGCCCATGGCAATTGACACATTCTACCTTAGTTCCATTGGCCTGCTGGTCAACAGTGAAAATATCATGCCGGGAGCCCTTGCGGTTGAACTGCTCCTGAATATCTGCCGTGCCGGAAGCGGAAACGGCCGGGTTGTTATGGCACTTGAAACAGAGACCTTCCTCCCGGGCCAGGGTCAGGCGCCGGTTGGGACTGGCGTGCTTGTCATGACATTTCACACAGGTTATCTGCGTGCCGGAAGCCGGCTGCAGCAAGCTCTTGCTCAGGTCATAATGAGCCGCCTGGGAATTGGTATGATCACCAAAGGTATTTTCCCAGTAATCTGCGCTCCAGTTACGGTCTACCGGGCCATGGCAGGCTAAACAATACTGGTTGCCCTGGTAATAGTAGTTGCTGCCATCACTGGATCGCAGCCAGCGAGGGTACAGGTCACTGGTCCCCGGAATTTTATCCCCGTGGGGATTATGGCAGTCAGTACAGGCCAGTAGAGCCCGGGTTCGTCCCGCCAGAGCTGCCTCACTGCCGCTGATGGGATGAAAGACATTATTTTGCCCCCAGGCCAGTAAATCTGGTTTCAGCAGATAGCGGCTGCCCCAGCCATCGTGGCAGGTCAGGCACAGCAGGGGCTGGGAAGGTTTGGCCAGCAAACGGGCCGTCAAACCCTGATGTCCCCGGTGACAGATACCGCAGCGCCATTCCTCCTCATCATAGTAGCCATGGGGACTGGGCGGAACAAAGACTGCTACAGGCGCACTGGGCTGAGAAGCCAGGTTGGCCTGATCTATGGCGATGACCCTGTACCAGTAGGTTCGCTTTGCCTGTACGGCGGTATTTTTAAACAGCAGATTGCCGGCAGCTACCTCCCCTACCACAGTAAAACTGCCTGGAGCACCATTCAGGTCCGGGGCCCGCTCGATCCGATAAAAAGCCAGTCCTAAACCAGAATCCGTAGCTTCCTCCCAGCGGATTTCCACCTCACTGGAAGTCAAGGCCGTTGCCCTTACTCCCCGGGGCTGGGTCGGCGGGATGGTATCAGTCGGTTTGGTTTTACCGGTTGCTGTCGGTGATGGAACCGATTCATTGCCTGCTGCATCCACTGCAGTAATGTAATAGTCATATTCCGTATCCGGCTGCAAACCATTAACATCAGTATCAGTAAAGTTCAATTCACTGGCAGCAGTAGTACCCACCAGGGTGTAGGAGGAAGAACCTGCAGGTTTGCGATATACCCGATAAGCAGTAACCCCTATATTGTCGGTAGCATACTCCCAGTTCAGCTGGATTTGCCGGTCACTGATTACCTGTAAATTCAGCTGGCCTGGAGCCTGGGGCGCGGTGACATCAGGAATATAGATTCGTACCTCATCAAA
The genomic region above belongs to Carboxydocella sporoproducens DSM 16521 and contains:
- a CDS encoding cytochrome c3 family protein, encoding MRNKVFIGLLVIAMSAIFFLNWPLNADTVITNGAFSSGLSGWSSEVGDPAPDPGFSVVWDADGYSGTIKNNGQQIQAQGGALKVTAASSEAQTGKGVITYYQEFNVQQPRATGRLSFAWKKFYQGNVMPLAHNLAVLLRLPDGKQTLIWTDRLRRNDNSWHTIEELDLGGYLTQAGNYQLRFYFYLENGEQKDGLQTAVWLDEVYLEIKTPDVTRPTTVASPQAQTVSSSQVDLSWGPATDDRGVAEYRIYVNGDKAPVAVIPETGSSAYHYSVTGLRAQTLYSFTIRAVDGYGNYSINDMEMTAVTLPDTGGTPGVAAGTGIPPAENVLQNSSFIKNSSPWLAVNDSSFRQSSGFTTAWDGVGYSGNIINGGKTITALGGSFRYLANGKERQGARYLEQSFPVTYLPGGGRTFRLSFAWKKNWFNDKNLQPQFQDAYIFLKRPDGSTVTLWSNTTKANQASWQRVEDLDISSAFNSTGTYTIRLYGKLKNNDADLGTWTAIRFDEVRIYIPDVTAPQAPGQLNLQVISDRQIQLNWEYATDNIGVTAYRVYRKPAGSSSYTLVGTTAASELNFTDTDVNGLQPDTEYDYYITAVDAAGNESVPSPTATGKTKPTDTIPPTQPRGVRATALTSSEVEIRWEEATDSGLGLAFYRIERAPDLNGAPGSFTVVGEVAAGNLLFKNTAVQAKRTYWYRVIAIDQANLASQPSAPVAVFVPPSPHGYYDEEEWRCGICHRGHQGLTARLLAKPSQPLLCLTCHDGWGSRYLLKPDLLAWGQNNVFHPISGSEAALAGRTRALLACTDCHNPHGDKIPGTSDLYPRWLRSSDGSNYYYQGNQYCLACHGPVDRNWSADYWENTFGDHTNSQAAHYDLSKSLLQPASGTQITCVKCHDKHASPNRRLTLAREEGLCFKCHNNPAVSASGTADIQEQFNRKGSRHDIFTVDQQANGTKVECVNCHGPHTVAPKLFPANATGAAVSDPDNTKQPWLGTLVDFCLKCHDGSPPTTALNSATIQVPYDVQMPATPITTNASGWDKRSFKGSGHWNRGIQSCRQCHEQHGSDYDRLLKLPEDSDSQDGICFQCHKPASENPVLAGAPDVKTPFNKAYHHNTLVDNGKHKDTENYNNLALENRHAECYDCHDPHSASNTAPVPQNDPTNPTEPPKPSGALANVKGVGFTGARPAWTSLPASSSLYQPKTVVYQFELCYKCHSSYSFDQSPAETMTDVAREFNPANAAYHPVEAQGKTRNGRYVGTDRFGVAWSPNRMMFCTDCHGSETAAEPVGPHGSSYYRILKGSWDANTGAGSTDALCFRCHDINNYIDTTNKDSGNSSNGYGGTYTGFRKGSTNLHIWHVKEKNAKCQFCHSAIPHGYQRKHLIVYQGETPYASSAAKLTRYVASDTGNYSKDNCSNNCGH